The Methanocorpusculum vombati genome segment TTAAAAATCTGAATGGTCTGACCGGTCAGCAGGTTCTGCGTTCAATCACCCTCACATCAGTTCGGCCAACCCTCACGCTCGATACCTCCCGGCTGGAGAGTGACAGGCAGGTCACCGTAACTTTGTCGGGTACCGCCGCAACCGAATATCCGCTTGTCATAGCCCCCGCCGGCGACAACCGCCCGTACTTCGTGGACGACGGAAAGATCACCGTGATCAACAACCAGTCCATCACGGTCACAACCGACAACACCGGAAAATATACCGTTCTCATCAAAATCCCCGACAACGTCATCACCGGCGAGTACACCGTCAGCACCATCTACAGCGTATCGGCAACCTTCACCGTTGCAAAGCCGCCGGTCGTAACCCTGTACTTTGACGAACCGCCCGCAGATGTTCTGGCCGGAAAGTTTGCCGTCGGTGATCAGATCTACCTTACCGGACGGGTCAGCGGTCTTGACATCTGTCCCGTCTACCTCTACATTACCGGCCCGAACCTTCCGGCGAACGGCGCCTCTCTGGAATATCCTAGTCAGGAAGTAGTTGACGGCGATCCCTCCACCTTCACGGTAACCACCTACAGCTCCAATCTCGGATACTGGGCGTACTACTGGCAGACACGGGGATTTGAACCCGGCTCCTACACCATCCACGCAAACCTCAACCCCATCGGTCAGAAGGAAAGCGGAAAACCGGGCGGTGCTGGAACCGGCATCGACGGCGATGTCGCCTTGTCCCATGACTACACCATCAGCGAACAAAGTATCCAGGTAAAATCCTCCGATAAAACCGGCGGATACTTTGCCAAAGGAGATATCCTGTACTCATGGTGGATTGCCCGCGGCAGTCCGGGCGTCGGTGCCGGCCATCCCGGCGGCGAAGTCCGCTGGTATATCTTCGGCACAAACTTCCGGTATGCAGACCGCGAGGTAGACTTCCCGCTCTACGGTGGAGGAACCACCGACTCCTCAGGTTCATCCTCATCCAGTTCGTCCGACAACTCCCGCATCGGAAAAGAAGCTCCGTGGGGCGAATACGGCATGACCTACAACCGCACCTTCACCTACGGCCTCTCTCCCGGAACCTACTACCTCGTCTATCAGCATCCGGGGCCCAACAACGTCTTCGACATCTATGCTGACGGTTCTGCGCTGAACGGCGGCACACTTACCACGGTCTCCACAACCTACGGTTCCTCGTCCGACTTCACCTACATGCAGGGGAAAGCCGCCGCCGATGCCCTCACCAAAATGTTTGAAGATCCCAAATCCGACGATCTCTACGTCATGACCCAGTTCATCGTTGAAGACCCCTGGATCACCTTTGACACGCTGGGAACTGTTGCGGTCGGTGACAAACTCAAAATCTCCGGAAAAACCAATCTCGCGACCTCCGACAAAACCGCGGACAAAACCGAGACCAAAGACACCCTCTGGCTGACCATCAGCCGCCTTGATCTGGACACCGTCGCAGACACCAGCACCGCGATGAAAATTCCGGTGGACACCACCACCCCGTCTTCGCCGACCCCGTTCCGCGGCTACCGTACCTTCAGCTACGACGAGATTGATACCAGCAGCTGGTATCCCGGAACGTATGAAGCCACGATCACCTGCAAAGACGTCAACTTCAAACAAAGCTACAGCTTTGAAATTCTTTCCGCAGACGCAAAAGCCGCAGCAACCACCGCCGTCCCGACCCGCGATCCTGCGTTCTCGGAACATCCCTATCCAGCCACAGAGGCAACCCCGCTCAAAACCCCGACACAGGCTGCAACCGCATGGACACCGGTTCCGACTCTGGCCGCCGCTCCTGGATTCGGATTCGGCCTCGTCATCCTCGGACTTGCCCTCAGCACGCTTGCAGTCCGCATCCGGAGGCGGTAGACCATGACCTTTAAGCTCGACAAAAAACTCTTCACCTGGATCATCATCGCCATGATCGTTCTCATTGCAGTCATGGGGGCACTGGTCGCGTTCAAATATTTCGGCGGACCTGCGATCTTCCTGCCGGAACCGGCCCCGACTCCGTTGCCCGGAGGAACAACCGAAGAGGAAACCGGACCATGGGGTGACAAATCCTACACCTGGCAGTACAACGGCGCAGACCATACACTAAACGTCTACATTGCCAAAGACATCTACAAGAAGTATCAGTACGGCATCAGCGGGACGCTTCTCCCGGAAAATCTCACCGACTACATTGTCACCGCCGGTGACGGAGGGGTTATCGCGGACGCTGCAGATCAGATAAAACGCATCGCCACCCTGCAGGGCTTCACTGGTGACGCCGACATTGTCGGTCTCGTCCTCTCCTTCGCGCAGGCCGTGCCCTATCAGACCGACGCAGAAACCGGCCACTCCTCCGCCTACCCGCGGACGCCTGCCGTCATGCTTGCCGAACAGACCGGTGACTCCGCCGACCATGCCATTCTTGCCGCCGCTCTCCTCAAAGAACTCGGGTACGGCTGTGCTCTTCTCTCGTATCCGCCAACCGAAGACCGTCTCTCTATTATCCCTGACGCCGTAGCTCTCGGCCTCATCAGTGATGACGACAGACTTCGTCCGGTCTATACCGCAGCTCTTGCAAACACCAGTACAACCCTGCCGGTCGCTCCCTTCTGGACAGTGGACACCAGCACCAAAGGCATTCCGGTTGCGGCCTACAACGGCATCACGCCGGAAATTTTTCCCGACGCATCCTTCTGGACCGGCAAACACTACACCCCGTCCGATGGAAAATATCCGGCACTCAACCTCACGGATACACTCCTTCTCAAAGAATCTGGCAACCTCACCTTCTCCCCCCGCGACTGGCAGCAGAATGTTTCCGCCTATTACGCAGACAGCTGGTATCCGAGCGGCACCGCATGGAAGATGCAGGACAAATGGCAGCTCTATCAGCAGTTCGTCACCGTCGAAGACGTTCCTGCAACACTCTACACCCCGTGGGGAACTGCCGTTCACAACGCCACCGTCCCGTGGCGACTTGTCTATCAGATAACCGAAATGGACGACGACGCGAAAAAGGACATGACCCCGTACAGCGATGTACGAATTGCCGTCTACTCATACAGCGAACAAACCGGCACTGCGGATCTGATCAAAGTCTTCGGCTGGCAGGGACTCTACGGCGCCGACAAATACCGGACGGTTGGTCCCTTCTCACCCGGAAGCTATGTCATTGCCGTCTTTGTCAGGAATGCCGGAGTTGACATAACGCTGCAGTATCACGGAAAAGAGCATGCTCCTGTCTATACCGGAGGCATCTGATGAACCTGAAGATCCCGGGGGCTTCAAACAAAAAAGAGTCCGGCACTGATCCTGCGGCGGAAAAACACACGTCCGGCCGCAGTCTCCGCAACATCTTTTCCGCCGGAAAAGCATCCGGCCCTGCTGAAAAAAATTCTCCGGCGGAAAAAAAATTCACCGCACAGAATCTTCGCGGACTCTTCTCGTTCGGAAAAGAAGAGTTGTCCCGTGAAGAACAGGAGGAACAGATTGCAAAAAAATTTTCTCTGGGAAATCTTTTTGAAAAAAAATCCGCAGAAAAAAAGATTGTCTTTGCCGAACCGCCACAGATTCTTGAACTCCCGCCGTTTGAAACCAACTACGAAGTACTTGACCGTTACTGGCTCACGCCGCCGTATGCCTACACCAACATCTACCGCGACGACGTCTCCCACATTCACTATCAGGTAATCGAGCCGAAGATCAGCGAAAAAGAGTTCATCGTGCTTGAAGAAACCTTTGAGCACCTGCGTTCCATGCTCGTCTACGACACGGTACGCAAACGCGGCGAGTTCGGCCTTGACCCTGCCATGCTCCGCGAGACCATCACCACCTTCGATCCTGAGATCCCGGAAGACCGCATCGGCGTTCTCATCTACTACCTCAACCGCAACTTTCTCGGCTACAGCCGGCTCGACCCCCTGATGCACGACGAAAAGATCGAAGATATCACCTGTAACGGCGCCGACATTCCGATCTTTTTGTATCACCGCAGGTTCGCCAATGTTGAGACCAACTGCTCCTTTGACGCGGTTGAGCTGAACAAGTATGTCCTGAAACTTGCCCAGAAGGCCGACAAACAGCTTTCGCTGACCACGCCCTTAATCGACGCCGCCCTGCCGGACGGCAGTCGTGCACAGCTGACCTACTCGGACATCATCTCCTCCAAAGGAAGTTCCTTCACCATCCGCAAGTTCAAAGCCGACCCGATGACACCCGCTGACCTGATTGCGTCCAACACCTACAGTGCAGATCTCATGGCGC includes the following:
- a CDS encoding type II/IV secretion system ATPase subunit is translated as MNLKIPGASNKKESGTDPAAEKHTSGRSLRNIFSAGKASGPAEKNSPAEKKFTAQNLRGLFSFGKEELSREEQEEQIAKKFSLGNLFEKKSAEKKIVFAEPPQILELPPFETNYEVLDRYWLTPPYAYTNIYRDDVSHIHYQVIEPKISEKEFIVLEETFEHLRSMLVYDTVRKRGEFGLDPAMLRETITTFDPEIPEDRIGVLIYYLNRNFLGYSRLDPLMHDEKIEDITCNGADIPIFLYHRRFANVETNCSFDAVELNKYVLKLAQKADKQLSLTTPLIDAALPDGSRAQLTYSDIISSKGSSFTIRKFKADPMTPADLIASNTYSADLMAHIWLAVENRKSMIIAGGTASGKTSTMNAASFFIPSVAKIVSIEDTREIQLPHTNWLPMRTRESVANASGMGNISMFSLLKAALRQRPEYIIVGEVRGEEAQTLFQAMNTGHTTYSTLHAGNVKEAINRLTHNPINVPIAMFGALNLILVQSLLYGEGKGFRRCLSLNEISVGDDHIGWQPLFSWDHKTDQFVKTYETSAVFDNIAYQNNWSAEQLEERIAVRRRALEEMVASGRTTPADVETAVLATIIAEQKGR